GACCATTCAACACTAAATCCTATGGTTTCAGCAACAAATCTAACAGGAATCATAACCTTATCATTAATAATTTTCGGTGCCATAGGAATATTTTTTGTTTCTCCATTTACCCAGGCCTGATTGCTGTTGATTGTAAGAATAACCAAGGTATCTTCCATGCCTACATAAACTTGTTTTGTATCAGGTTTCCACTCTACAACCGCATTCATTGCTTCAAATACTTCTCTGGTAGGTACTAATGTATTGCCATTAAAAATAATAGGAGGCATTACCGAGTGAATTTCTTTTTCTTTTACAATTAATTGAATTGGTGCTTCATCATAAATATGCAGTTGTCCATCATAATTAAGCGCCAATGGGCTTGCATAAGCATTATGTACCATTGATAAATTTAAAAAAAGTGCCAATCCTAATATAAATGTTATGTATCTAAAAATCTTCATTCTTCTACCTCCATACCTCTCATTTTAGTCTTCCTTAATTGTCATACTGAATTTACTATATATGTAATAAAAAAATTATAGCAGAATTTGTTGCTTGATTAAAGCAAATAGGAAATTTGAAATAATCTTGTAATATTTAAATATTTCCAAATGGTGTTTTGTCGAATTTGATTTCCATGCTTATTTCTCTTTTTTCTGCGCAAACTATTATGAGGAGGTGTCTCATATGAGTGATATAAACTGTACCTATCAATGTCGTCATCAATCTGATGGAAAATGTACATTAAACAGAACTGCCAGTGTGTCTCAATGCATTGATGACGATTTCTCTATTGATTGTCCTTATTTTGAGACTTCTCTCAAGGAAGAACTCTCTAATCCCAAAGAATATCTTAAATAGTAAAAAGGAACAGAGTATTTCTGTTCCTTTACTATCATTAAGGCAAGAGTTTCATGAATTCTTCTTCCGTAATAATCGGAATGCCTAATTCCTTTGCCTTTTTATTTTTGGATGAATTGGAGTTTATATCATTATTGATCAAATAATCCGTATTGCCAGTCACCGTACCCGTCACTTTTCCTCCCAAAGCTTCGATTTTGTCTTTTAATTCTTTTCTGTTTTTAAAATGCTCTACGCTTCCTGTAATTACAAAGGTTTTACCTTCCAAAGCCTGAGCATTTTCATCTTTTTGTTTTTCCTTGATGCGTAATACACTCTGCAAATTCTTTATTCTTTCTTTATTCTCTTCCTGACTGAAATAGCTGAACAAAGAGTGCGCAATGACTTCTCCAAATCCCTCTATTTCTAAAAGCTCTTCCATTTTACAATCAATAATTCTATCTAGATGATATTGATAATGTTTGCATAATAACTTGGCATTGCTTAAACCTACATGATTTAAGCCCAAGGCATATATAAAATTAGGCAATTCAACTTCTTTTGATTTCTCTATGGAATTGATCAAATTATTATAGGACTTTTCTCCAAAGCCCTCCATTTTCTTGATTTCTTCTTCATGGGCATGCAAATGATAGATATCAATAAAATCCTTTATGAAGCCTTTGGCAACAAATTTTTCAATGGTAGCTTCTGAAAGTCCCTCTATATTCATAGCATCTCTTGAAACAAAATGGGTCAATGCTTTGATTCTTTGGGCACTGCAATTAGGATTTGTACAGTACAGGGCTTTACCTTCCCTAAGCTGCCTGATTTCGGTTTCTCCTTTACATACAGGGCATTCCTTAGGTATTTCAATATTATTGCTTCTGGTTAAATTCTCTGCTACTTGAGGAATAATCATATTCGCCTTATAGACTTTAATGGTATCTCCAATACCCAATTGAAGTTCCTCTAATATGCTTAAATTATGTACACTGGCACGGTTTACAGTTGTTCCTTCCAGCTCCACACTTTCAAATACCGCCACAGGATTAATTAGTCCGGTTCTTGAGGTATTCCACTGAATATATAAAAGTTTTGTTTCTTTCATTTCATCCGCCCATTTGAAGGCAATAGAATCTCTTGGGAACTTTGCAGTTGTCCCTAAGGATTCAGAATAGGATAAGCTATCATAAGTTAATACTAAACCATCGGAGCCAAAATCATTTAGTGGAATATTTTTTTCAAATTCATATACCTTTTCTTCAATTGTTTCTTTGTCTACCAATCTATGTTCAACCACATCAAACCCTATGGCTTCCAGCCATTTTAATTGATTTAATTTGGAATCTTCAAAATCCTTCCCTGCTGCATTCACGACGCTAAATGCAAAAAAGTAAACATTTCTTTTAGCGGTAACTTCATTATTTAACTGTCTTACGCTGCCGCTGCATAAATTTCTGGGGTTTTTATATTGTTCTTCCGGTGGAAGATTCTCATTGATTTTCTCAAAATCGGAATACTTAATAACAGCTTCTCCCCTAAGGGTAAGCTCTTCCTTAAAAGGAATATGCAGAGGAATATTTTTAAACACCTTTGCATTATTCGTTACGTCCTCGCCTACTTCACCGTTTCCTCTGGTAACCGCCTGATGTAAGCGGCCTTCTCTATAGGTGAGCACAATGGTAAGCCCATCAAGCTTCCAGGAAAGAATCCCTTTTTGATTGCCTAAAAAGCTTTTTAACTTAGAAATATCTTTCGTTTTATCCAGGGATAACATCCTCTGATTATGTCTTACCTTGGGAAGACTGCTAAGAAGCGCATATCCTACCTTTTGGGTAGGGCTGTCCGCTAAAACAATACCTGTCTCCTTCTCTAATTGTTCTAACTCATCATAAAGCGTGTCGTATTCCTGGTTGGACATGATTTCTCTGTCTTCTTGATAATATGCTCTGGACGCCTCATTTAAAATCCGAATTAATTCTTTCATCCTTTTCATAGTCTTTCTCCTTATATTCAAACATTCTTATGTAATCTTATTATGAGCTTAATGTAAATACATTTCTTTTATGATACAACAAGATATAAAAAAAATACAGACATCTTGGTCTGTATTTTTATTTACTAATTGATTTTCTCTCCATGTCATTAAGAAAACGAATTTTATTCTGAGTCATAGCAGTATACTGCTCCTGTGTTATTTTCCCGGTATCCAGAAGTTTCTCCGCAAATTCAATAAACTTCTTTGTAACTTCAATTAATCTTACTATTTCAGGACTATTTTCGTTCTTCATGACATCCCACTTTCTTAGTTTAAAATAATCTCTAAAGAGAAAATACAATTCCTTCACTTTCATCTACTAACTGAATGCATTATAACATATTTTACTTTTTATTACAATTTTTCCATGAGTTTAAATCCGTCAAATTAATTAATTAGACGAATTTATCTTTAATTATCTCTGTTTTCTATAGAATTTCTTTAAATTACTGCATTTTTTATAAATTACTCTTATTGAACCAGCTTTAACTTCGCAAGTCTCGCCATTAATTTTTTACTTCCAAACTTAGGGAAAGTTACTGTCACTTCATAATCGGCTCCAGCGTAGCGAATATCTTCCACCGTTCCTACTCCAAATTTTATATGTTTCACCAAATCACCACATTCAAATTCCAAAGGCGTATTTTCAGAAGAACTATTGTCCGCCTTCGATACGGCTCCTTGATAAGGGGTATAAGTGTGTAGAACTTTATTCCTGGATCTAATACCGGCTAAAGGATCAACTGCTTTTTTTACCTTGTTTCCAATGGAAATCAAATCTTTTGGAAGCTCGGAAATAAATCTGGAGCATCTGTTGTATTGAGTAAGTCCTCTAAGCATTCTGGACTTGGCATAACATAAATAAAGCTTTTGTCTTGCTCTTGTAATGCCTACATAACACAATCTTCTTTCTTCTTCTACTGCATCTTCATTTTCCGATACAACACTCATATAACTTGGGAAAATACCTTCTTCCAAACCAGTTATAAATACATAAGGAAATTCCAATCCCTTTGCACTATGAAGAGTCATTAATACCACTGCATTATTCGCTTCATTGTAATTGTCGATATCCGCAACTAGAGAAACTTCTTCCAGGAAACCTTCAAGGCTTGGTTCCTCTGCATTCTGATCGTAATCCGCTGCTTTAGATATTAATTCCTTGATATTTTGTATTCTTTCTTTTGACTCTTCTGTGTTTTCATTTTCCAGTTCTTTCAAATATCCTGTGCGTTCCAAAATATTTTCAACAAGTTCCATAACGCTTCCTGCTTGGGCCTCTACCTGAAAAACCCCAATTAAATCGGCGAATTTTTTTAACTTTGAAGCGGATCGTCCAAATTGGGAAACAATTTCAACATCTCTGATAGCATCAAAGAAGCTCATATCATAATCGGAAGCAAAAGCTTCTACCTTGCCAATGGTTGTGTCTCCAATCCCCCTCTTTGGTACATTAATAATTCTCTTTAAAGATAAATCGTCTGAAGGATTTTGGATCACCCTTAAATAACCTAATAAATCTTTGATTTCTTTTCTCTCATAGAATCGCACTCCCCCAAGCAGTCGATAGGGAATAGCATGTTTTATGAAATGTTCTTCTAATACACGGGACTGAGCATTGGTACGGTATAAAACCGCAAAATCCTTATATTCTCTTCCTTCTTCTTCGATTTGTTTTACGATTTCATTTGCAACAAATTCTGCTTCGTCATGTTCATTGTCCGTTTCACGAACATCTATTAAATCTCCCTGCTCATTTTCCGTCCAAAGCGCCTTTGACTTTCTTCCAAAATTATTCTTGATTACTGCATTGGCTGCATCCAATATCACCTTGGTAGAACGATAATTTTGTTCTAATTTAATTACCTTGGCGTTTTTAAAATCCTTTTCAAAGTCCAATATATTTCTTATATTTGCACCTCTCCAGCCATAAATGCTTTGGTCATCGTCCCCTACAACACAAAGATTGTGGTGTTTGGAAGCCAATAATTTTACCAGTTTATATTGGGCAGTATTGGTATCCTGATACTCGTCCACCATGATGTATTCAAATCTATTTTGATAGTATTCTAAAACCTCTGGATGATAGATAAATAATTCTACGGTTTTAAAAATAATATCATCAAAATCCAGAGCATTATTGCTTTCTAATTTTTTCTGATACAGTTTATAAATATTGGCCAATTTTTCTTTCCTAAAATCCCCTGCACTATTTTTCTCATAGTCACTGGCGGATACCAATTCATTCTTTTGATTGCTGATTTCCCCCAAAACATAACTCACCGGATAATTTTTTTCATTATAATTTAATTCTTTAAGACATTCTTTAATAAGAGATTTTTGGTCCCCTGTATCATAAATGGTGAAATAACGATTGTATCCAATTTTATCTATATCTCTTCTAAGGATCTTTACACAGGCTGAATGGAAAGTGCTCACCCAAATTTCTTCAGCGCCTTTGCCTACTAATTGATCCACTCTTTCTCTCATTTCCTTTGCCGCTTTATTCGTAAATGTAATCGCAAGAATCTTCCAGGGAAGAATATTTTTTTCCTGGATAAGGTAAGCAATCCTATGGGTCAGTACCCTTGTTTTCCCTGAACCTGCCCCGGCTAAAATCAATACCGGTCCTTCTGTCTGCAATACCGCTTCCTTTTGTTTTGGATTCAAACCCTCTACTAAACGCATACGTATTCTCCTTTTTCCTCTTCTAAACAAAATCCTTTCCAACAGAAATGTGGAAAGGATTTATTATTTATTATTTTTTTCTAATCGATCAAGTACCATATTATATCCATCCGAGCCGTAAGTCAATGACCTGTTGACTCTGCTGATTGTTGCTGTTGAAGCTCCGGTCTTCTCAGTAATCTCCGAATAGGTTTTATGCTGCCTTAACATCTTTGCCACTTCCAGTCTTTGTGCCAAAGATTTAATTTCATGAATGGTGCATATGTCTTCAAAAAAGGAATAACATTCATCTATATTTTCAAGCAGTAAAATTGCCTCAAAAAGACGGTCCGTAGCATCATCTTTTATTTTCGAATTCATTGGAGTACTCCTTTCCAACTTTAACATACCGACTCTTTATTATTGTACAGTATGAAAGAAGCCCAAGTCAAGCTAAAAAACTTTTTAGCAGTTCTACAGATGTATTAACGATTAAATGCTCCGGCACTTCCAAATCTTCAATGAGTTTTTCAACATGTCCAAAATTCCCTACATCAAAAGATATATGGGCATCGCTTCCCATGATGAAAGGCATATCCATTCTAACACATTCTTTGATGATCTCACGAACCGTATCGGTCCCTCCTGCTCTAAAACTATCGGGCTTTAAAGAAGTATTATTCATCTCAAGAAGGGTTCCATATTCTTTTGCAGCCTCTACCACAGCCTTAATATCTATAGGATATCTTGGATCTCCCGGATGTCCGATAATATCTATGTGGGGATTTTGTATGACTTTAATTAAAGCATTGGTATTTTCCACAATGCTCCCCTGTTTTATGCATGGGGGATGAAAACTGGCAATAACGATATCAAGCTGTTCTAATGTTTCTTGACCTAAGTCTACCCGTCCTTCAAAATCCAATATATTGACTTCTGCTCCCCTTAAAACTTCTACGCCATATAACTTTCTGGGAATAACAATTAAGTTATGAAAATGGAATAGGTGAGCTCCACCGGGTAATGTCTCGGCATGGTCTGTAATCGCGATAAGTTCTAAGCCCCTATTAGAAGCTTCTTTTGCTATTTCTTGTACTGTACTATAAGCGTGTCCACTGGAAACCGTATGGCAGTGGGTATCTAAAACAAATTTCATGAAATGACATCTCCTTAAAATCCATTCTTATATTGCTTCAGTAGTTTTACTGATTACATCCATGAACTATTGTAACACATTCGATTAGATTTGAAAAATTAAGTTTATTTAATAACTCTGTTTCGTCCCTGCTCTTTGGCTTGATAAAGTTTATTGTCTACATATTTAAATAAATCGTTAACTGCAAATTCATTGCTGTCTATCGTAGATAGTCCAAAAGAAGCGGTTATATTGATCTTCTTATCTTCAAATCTAATTACAGTTTTTTCAATGGTTTTTCTGATTCTTTCAAGCGCTTTATAAGCTTTTTCATTATTGGTATTGGGAAGGCATATTAAAAATTCTTCTCCTCCATACCTTGCAGCCCAATCCGTTTCATTTCTAATAGAGTTTAATAATATGGCGCCTACTGTCTTTATTGCAATATCTCCTACATTATGACCGTAAGTATCATTAATTGTTTTAAAATGATCAATATCAAGCATGGCAATAGATAATGGATGTTTTGCATTGCATTTACTAATTTCATGAGGCAACATTCTATCCATATACCTTCTATTATAAAGATTGGTTAAAGGATCTTTCATAATCAGCGTGTTTAAATCCTGCACAATATTCTGCAGTTCATGTTCCTGGCTTCGATAAACCGTTTCAATCACTAATCCCTCGGTAATGTCTTTAATCAATTCCAAAACCAGGTTCCCGTTACTGCCTTTGATAAGACTTGTGAACACCAGCAGCATTTTATCTCCTACATGCTGTATTTTCATTAGGGTTTTTTGGTTTGTTAACGTCTCAAGACCAATACAATTTGAACACTCTTTATTATCCAATACCCCTGAATAACAAAGTATAGAATCCTCTATAATTTTTCCATCTTTATATTTAATGATTTTTTTAGTAATCGGCTCTACAATCCTTACAATATCAAAGATTTCCTCATATGCTTCTATTTGCTGCAATATTTTATAGCTTAGTATATCGTTCATGCCATACCTCTTCTCTTACAGTCCATTCTCTTTTAGCATTTATTTCTTATTCATAATTAATGTTAATACATATACTAAATTATTTCAGCATAAAATACAACTAATTATTTAAACTAAACATATCATTTTATACGAATTAAAAAATAAATACCCTATAAGAAGCCTTTATTAGGTCTGCTTATAGGGTATATTTTCCACTATTTTCTCTTTATATACTTTCTCATATCAATTGCAACTGCTATAACGATAATTAATCCTTTTATAATATATTGAATATAAGGACTAACATCCACATAGGAAAGGCCGTAGTTTATAATCTGGAACATGATTACGCCTGTGATAATACCGGCTATACTGCCCACCCCGCCATTAAAGGATACGCCTCCAACTACACAGGCAGCGATAGCATCCAGCTCATAGCCGTTACCAAGGTTATTGGTTGCACTGCCGGTTCTTGCTACTTCTAAGAATCCTCCGAATCCATAGAGAATACCTGCCATTAAATAAACAAGGACAACGGTTTTAATGATATTTACTCCTGACACTGTAGCTGCTTCTTCATTACCACCTACCGCAAACATGTTTTTACCAAGTTTTGTTTTATTCCATATAAACCAAACAATGGCTGAAGTAATTGCCGCATAAATAACCAGCTTAGGGATTTCTATAATGCCTAGGTTAATGCTTCCCTGAGCAAAAGATGTAAATCTGGTATCCAGACCTGCTATTGGGGACGCCCCAACAGCGTCATAATATAATGAGGTAATACCATAAATCATCAGCTGTGCCCCTAAGGTTACAATAAATGCATGTACTTTGAACCTGGCAACCACATAACCGCTAATGGTAGAAAAAAGTCCTGTCAAAACAACAACTAATAAAATAGGTATGATCAAAGGAAGCTGAGACATTTCCGGGTATATTCTTCTTGCATAATCTGGTGCTTGCAATAAAGATGCAGATATAACGGCAGAGAATCCCACCATACGACCAACCGAAAGATCTGTTCCTGCCAATACTAAAAGTCCAGCAACTCCAAGAGCCAAAATAACACGGGTAGACGCCTGTGTAATGATAAATCTAAAGTTTTGCACAGATAAGAACGAGTTATCCATCGCAATAATAACTCCAATTAAAGCCAGAATAACAAAGTATATCGCATTATTAACCAATAAATCTCCTATGCTCTTTCTATCCCATTTTCTATCAAGTATTTTTAAATTCATAACCACCCCTCCTATAAATACATGGCTGCAAGCCTTAGAATTTCCTCTTGATTTGTTTCTTGTGTATTGACAATACCTGCAAGCCTACCGTTACTCATGACCAAAATCCTATCAGTAATCCCTAATAGTTCCGGCATTTCGGAGGAAACCACAATGATTCCTTTTCCCTTGTTTGCAAGGTCTATAATAAGTTGATATATTTCATATTTAGCACCAACATCTATTCCTCTTGTTGGTTCATCCAGCATGAGAATTTCAGGATTTGTAAGCAGCCATCTGCCTAATATCACTTTTTGCTGGTTACCGCCGGATAAATTTCTAATAAGTGCTTTATGAGAAGGGGTTTTTACGGCCATTCTCTCGATCACCCAGTTTGTGTCTTTTTCAATAGCTTTGTCGTTTAGTACACCCATTTTATTGGTATACTGAGATATATTCGCTATCATAGAATTGAATTTTATATTCAATACGGCAAATATTCCTGTTCTTCTTCGATCTTCAGTTAAAAGAGCAAAACCATTTTTAATAGCTTCTCTAGAATCCCTGTTTTCCATTTCCTTTCCATGTAAAAGGATTTTTCCTGATTCTTTCTTCCTGATGCCGAATATGGTTTCTAAGATTTCTGTTCTTTTTGAGCCCATAAGTCCTGCTACACCTAATATTTCTCCTTCTCTCAGTTCAAAAGATACATCTTCAATGGACGGTTTATAAGTCGCCGTCAGATTTTTTATTTCTAATATAGTTTTCCCAGGCTTATTGGTTTTCGGCGGGAAACGATGGGTAAGGTCCCGTCCTACCATAAGATTAATAATTTTATCAGTAGTTAGTTCTTTCGCAGAATGGGTTGCTATCCATTTTCCATCTCGCATGATAGTAACCTCATCAGATATTTTAAGGATTTCTTCCATTTTATGAGAAATATAAATAATTCCGCAGCCTTTGTCTCTTAATCGATTGATGATTCTAAATAAATGCTCTACCTCTTTTTCAGTTAATGAAGATGTAGGTTCATCCATTACAATAATTTTAGCATCATAAGATACTGCTTTTGCAATTTCTACCATTTGGCACTGAGATACTGAAAGGTGCTCGATTTTTTGTTTCGGGTCAATGTCTATTTCTAAATCCTCAAATATTTTCTTTGTTTCTTGATACATCTTTTTCTCATCAATGGTGATTCCCTTATGTGGAAATCTTCCAAGCCAGATATTATCCATCACCCTTGTCTGCCTTACTTGATTGAGCTCTTGATGTACCATGGATACTCCTTGCTCCAAAGCCTGTTTTGGGTTATCAAAACGAATGCGTTTTCCTTGTAAGTAGATTTCTCCTTCATCTTCTATATAAATTCCAAACAAACACTTCATAAGCGTCGACTTCCCTGCTCCATTTTCACCCATGAGAGCATGTACGCTGCCATATCTAAGCATTAATTGGGCATGCTCTAAAGCTTTAACCCCCGGGAACTCTTTACAAATATCTTTCATCTCAAGCAAGTATGTTATATTTTCCATGAATTCTATCACCACTCTTTGCTCTAAATATTAAGTAAATAAGCCTCCTTTGAGGCTTATTTACTTTGCTTGGTAATAATTTTTTCCCAGGTCTTATTTCATACCGTATGCTTCTTCAGCAACATCTAAATTTTCCTCTGTAATAGCAACATAAGGTACACGAACTGCTAATGTTTCGTCAAGTTCCCAGCTTGTTCCTTCTAAAACATCTTTTCCAAGAGCTGCGTTAACAGCCAATTCCAGAGTAGCTTTACCTTGGTTAAGTGGGTCATTAAGTACTGTTCCTACCATTTTACCTTCTTTAATTAATTCAAGTGCTTCAGGGATAGCGTCTACACCCACAACAGGCATAAACTTATCTCCTTCAAAATAACCTGCAGCTTTTAAAGCTTCTATAACACCTAAAGCCATACCGTCATTGTTGCATAATACCATTTCGATTTTGTCTCCATGGGCTGCAAGCCATGTTTCCATAAGTTCTTTACCTTTTGATGCATCCCACATACCGGTTTGTTTTGCTAATTCTTCTGTCGTTATACCTTTTGCTTCAATGGTAGCAACGGATTCTTTTGTTCTTGCTTCTGCATCAGGATGTCCTGGTTCTCCCATAAGCATTACATACTGCATTTTACCATCGCCGTTTTTGTCCCATTCTGGATGTGCTGCCCATGCTTTAGCAACAAGTTCCCCCTGGATAATTCCTGATTCAGCAGAGTTTGTTCCAACGAACCATGCTTTATCGTACCCTACATTATTAGTTCCGTCTGGATATTCTTTGTTAAAAAATATAACCGGGATGCCTGCAGCTTTAGCTTTGTCTGCAATTGCTGGTGCTGCACCGGGATCAACAAGGTTAATAGCAAGAGCCTTAACTCCTTTTGCAATCATTGTATCTACCTGGTCATTTTGTTTGGATTGGTCATTTTGTGAATCATTCATAAGAAGTTCAGCTTTTCCCTGAGCTGCAGATTCAATGGACATTCTTGTATAAGACATAAAATTATCATCATATTTGTAAATCGTTACCCCAATAAGTGGTATATCCCCCGCAGATGCTTCTGTAGCTTCAGTTGTTTGTGCTGTTCCTGTCGTTTCTGTTGTTGTCTTGGTTTGGGAGCCACAAGCTGTAATTCCCATTACCATCCCCGCCATAAGTAATACACTTAGTAACTTTTTAACCTTCATTAAATACCCTCCTCAATTTTCTCTAATTATTTTAGATTTCCAAGAGTTTTTTTGGTCAGTATTTCTTTTGGAAATCTACATGATTCATTTTAGCCGTTATTTCGCACAAAATGAATAAACTATTTTCCTATGTTTTTATAAAAATTTATTAAATTAAAAAATACCTAAGGGATTTTTTATCCCCCAGGTATTATTTTTTAAGAATCGAGGTATGTTTTTTTACTGTATCTACATTTTCTTTCGTAACTTTTTTATGTTTTACCCAAAAATAATTATCTTTTTCTTCTGTACTGATATCAATTTCTAAATCATTAACACCTATACATTGGTACAATTTATACACAATGCACTTTGCCTGCTCATCATAATCATTTAAAATCGTACCGATCATCGTTCCATTTTCTATAGCCTCTAAAGCTTCATCCACACCGTCTACTCCTATTACCGGCATCCATTGTTCTCCGTTAAAGTAGCCGTATTCTTTTAAAGCTTCAATAGCGCCTAAGGCCATGTCATCATTATTAGAGAGTACAATTTCTATGTCATCTCCAAATTCTTCAAGCCAGGTTTCCATCATTGCCTTGCCTTCATTCTTAAGCCAACTTCCCGAATCCGTGCCCAAGTTTTCCATCTTTAAGCCATTTTCCTCCAGTACCTTTATACAGTGATAGGTGCGTAAAATGGCATCTTGATGGCCATGTTCTCCTTCTATCATGACATACTGAATCTTCCCGTCCTTATTTTTGTCCAGAGCCAGTCCGTTATTGATAGTCTCTACCAATATTTCGCCCTGCATTCTTCCTGCCTCTTCAGCGCTGGTGCCTACATAGTAGATCCTGTCCCATTTTTTCATGTCCTGAGGAACCGGCTCTCTATTAAAGAAAATGGTATCTATCTTTGCTCTTTGTGCCTTATCAATAATCATTGAAGCATCGGCTCTGTCTACGGTGTTAGCAAGTATGACATCATAACCTTCTTTAATAAAATGATCGATTTGATTATTTTGAAGTTCTTCACTATTGGCGCTGTCTAACACCTCTAATTCTATTTGAACACCTGCTTCTTCTTCATATAACTCTATATAATATGCTACCATATCTCGAAGGTAGCCAATAAAAGTGTCTTCGGCATTATAAATGACCATTCCCACTTTAAATTCTTTTTTTCCTGCCTGGCTTGCATTTGAATATTGGTTTACAGCAGTACAAGCATTTAATAATGTTGCAATGAAAGTAATGATCAACAGTATACTGCCTTTTTTCACATACCTCCGCATATAAATCCCCCCTACTCATAGCACAATGGCATCTTTATATAGACTGTAGTTCCTTCTTCCAGTTCACTTTCAATTCGCATGCCGTAGTCTGGTCCATAATATAATTGAATACGCTGGTTAACATTTTTTACTCCTACTCCCGAGCCTTTTGTCTTTACTTTATAGTCCGCGTCAAAAATTCTA
The genomic region above belongs to Defluviitalea saccharophila and contains:
- the mglA gene encoding galactose/methyl galactoside ABC transporter ATP-binding protein MglA; this translates as MENITYLLEMKDICKEFPGVKALEHAQLMLRYGSVHALMGENGAGKSTLMKCLFGIYIEDEGEIYLQGKRIRFDNPKQALEQGVSMVHQELNQVRQTRVMDNIWLGRFPHKGITIDEKKMYQETKKIFEDLEIDIDPKQKIEHLSVSQCQMVEIAKAVSYDAKIIVMDEPTSSLTEKEVEHLFRIINRLRDKGCGIIYISHKMEEILKISDEVTIMRDGKWIATHSAKELTTDKIINLMVGRDLTHRFPPKTNKPGKTILEIKNLTATYKPSIEDVSFELREGEILGVAGLMGSKRTEILETIFGIRKKESGKILLHGKEMENRDSREAIKNGFALLTEDRRRTGIFAVLNIKFNSMIANISQYTNKMGVLNDKAIEKDTNWVIERMAVKTPSHKALIRNLSGGNQQKVILGRWLLTNPEILMLDEPTRGIDVGAKYEIYQLIIDLANKGKGIIVVSSEMPELLGITDRILVMSNGRLAGIVNTQETNQEEILRLAAMYL
- the mglB gene encoding galactose/glucose ABC transporter substrate-binding protein MglB; this translates as MKVKKLLSVLLMAGMVMGITACGSQTKTTTETTGTAQTTEATEASAGDIPLIGVTIYKYDDNFMSYTRMSIESAAQGKAELLMNDSQNDQSKQNDQVDTMIAKGVKALAINLVDPGAAPAIADKAKAAGIPVIFFNKEYPDGTNNVGYDKAWFVGTNSAESGIIQGELVAKAWAAHPEWDKNGDGKMQYVMLMGEPGHPDAEARTKESVATIEAKGITTEELAKQTGMWDASKGKELMETWLAAHGDKIEMVLCNNDGMALGVIEALKAAGYFEGDKFMPVVGVDAIPEALELIKEGKMVGTVLNDPLNQGKATLELAVNAALGKDVLEGTSWELDETLAVRVPYVAITEENLDVAEEAYGMK
- a CDS encoding galactose ABC transporter substrate-binding protein, with amino-acid sequence MRRYVKKGSILLIITFIATLLNACTAVNQYSNASQAGKKEFKVGMVIYNAEDTFIGYLRDMVAYYIELYEEEAGVQIELEVLDSANSEELQNNQIDHFIKEGYDVILANTVDRADASMIIDKAQRAKIDTIFFNREPVPQDMKKWDRIYYVGTSAEEAGRMQGEILVETINNGLALDKNKDGKIQYVMIEGEHGHQDAILRTYHCIKVLEENGLKMENLGTDSGSWLKNEGKAMMETWLEEFGDDIEIVLSNNDDMALGAIEALKEYGYFNGEQWMPVIGVDGVDEALEAIENGTMIGTILNDYDEQAKCIVYKLYQCIGVNDLEIDISTEEKDNYFWVKHKKVTKENVDTVKKHTSILKK